The DNA segment gaCATGCACACATgcaccgacacacccacacccacacatacacaatGGCACTGGTTAGGACTGGACCCAGCATTAAAACTGCCTATAGCTCGATTGTGAATCATTCCCCAGGGTTGGTCGGTCTGTCTGTTGTGTGTCTAACTCCAGGACGATCGTCTGTCCTCTCACTGACACCTTTTGCCCAGTTTGTTTCTAACGCTAGGCCTTCAATGTTTGGATCATTTGCTCTAATTTCCTTGTGGCTTGCTAGCAGATGTCATTTGTTATTATTTCTGTGTGGTAGCTTGTAATGCTTGCCACTTgggatggaggagcaactcctcatatgtgtctgggtagccttcaacctgatggcatgagtgtcgatttctccttccagtcaatgtttttcctttatttttttttcttttccactcCCCCACAGccatttcttctattccccattctgacctcttacctcttctcacctgcctgtcgcCTCCCACTGTGTCCACTTCTCCTTCTCACTTTCCCATGGTCCATTTTCCTCCCCTGTCACATTCCTTCCTCTCTCGCCCTCAATCTTTCCaactcacctggcctcacctatccaccttcccctccctccctccctccctccctcatctcctccctccctccctcatctcctccctccctccctcatctcctccctccctcatctcctccctccctccctccctccctcatctcctccctccctccctcatctcctccctccctccctccctcatctcctccctccctccctccgtccttccctcatctcctccctccctccctcatctcctccctcccttcctccctcatctcctccctccctccctccctcatctcctccctccctccctccctccctccttccctccctccctccctccttccctcatctcctccctccctccctccctccctcatctcctccctccctccctccctccctcatctcctccctccctccctccctccctcatctcctccctccctccctcatctcctccctccctcatctcctccctccctcccctcctccctccctccctcccctcctccctccctccctccctcatctccctccctccctccctcatctcctccctccctccctcatctcctccctccctccctcatctcctccctccctcatcccctccctcatcccctcatcccctccctccctcatcccctcatcccctccctccctcatcccctcatcccctccctcatcccctcatcccctccctcatcccatcatcctcatcccctccctccctcatcccctcatcccctccctccctccctccctcatcccctcatcccctccctccctcatcccctcatcccctccctccctccctccctcatcccctcatcccctccctccatccctccctcatccccctcatcccctccctccctacctccctccctcatcccctccctccctacctccctccctcatcccctccctccctacctcccttcctcatcccctccctccctacctcccttcctcatcccctcatcccctccctccctcatcccctccctccctccctccctccctccctcatcccctccctccctccctccctccctccctccctcatcccctccctccctccctccctccctccctcatcccctccctccctccctccctcatcccctccctccctccctccctcatcccctccctccctctctcccccatcccctccctccctctcccccctccctccctctctccctcacccctccctccctctctccctcatcccctccctccctctctccccgtcccctccctccctctctccctcatcccctccctccctccctctctccctcatcccctccctccctcatcccctccctcatcccctccctccctccctccctcatctcctccctccctccctccctccctcatctcctccctccctccctccctcatctcctccctccctccctccctcatctcctccctccctccctccctcatctcctccctccctcatcttctccctccctccctccctcatcttctccctccctccctccctccctccctccctccctccctcatcttctccctccctccctccctcatctcctccctccctcatcccctccctccctccccccctccctccctccctcatcccctccctccctccctcatcccctccctccctcatcccctccctccctccctccctccctccctccctccctccctccctcatcccctccctccctccctccctccctcatcccctccctccctctctccctcatcccctccctccctccctctctccctcatcccctccctccctccctctctcccccctccctccctccctccctccctcctcccctcccctccctccctcatcccatcccctccctccctcatcccctccctccctccctccctccctcatctcctccctccctccctcatctcctccctccctccctccctcatctcctccctccctccctccctcatctcctccctccctccctccctcatctcctccctccctccctccctccctccctccctcatcttctccctccctccctccctccctccctcatcttctccctccctccctccctccctcatcttctccctccctccctccctcatcttctccctccctccctccctccctccctcatctcctccctccctccctccctcatctcctccctccctccctcatctcctccctccctccctccctccctccctccctccctccctcatctcctccctccctccctccctccctcatctcctccctccctcatctcctccctccctccctcatctcctccctcactccctccctccctccctccctccctccctccctccctccctccctccctccctccctccctccctccctccctccctcatcttattctggcatcttcccctttctttccagtcctgatgaagggtctcggcctaaaatctacctgacctgctgagctcctccagcattttgtatgtgttgctctggatttccagcatctgcggaatctcttgtgctaATCTTTTACAAGTTTAAGGCTGCCATGTGGATTGTTGAGAGTGGCCTGTGATTGTAGTGGTACAGTGCCTATAATAGTGAAATGTAGCAGACCATAAGACTgtgatatataggagcagaattaggccatttggcccattgactctgctctgccattacatgATGGCCAATCCaattccccctcagccccactctcctgtttccccccccatatcccttcatgtcctgaccaatcaagaatctatcaacttttgccttaaatatacccaatgacttggcctccacagctgcctgtggcaaagaattctacagatccaccactctctggctaaagaaattgctcctcacctctgtttgctatgtcctcttgtcttaTACTCTCTCACCTGAGATACTCTCCTACATacatatccattctatcaaggcttttcaccattcgataggtttcaatgaggtcagccctcattcttctgaattccaacgaatacaggcccaaagccattaaacgctcttcatatgacaagccattcaatcctgaaataattttcgtgaacctccttcgaaccttctcctgtttcagcacatcctttctaggataaggggcccaaaactgctcccagtgagtcctcagcagtgctttattaTGTCTCAACATtgcaaccttgcttttatattccagtcctcttgaaatgaatgctattatcgcctttgtcttcctcaccactaactcaacctgcaaattaacctttagggaatcctgcacaaggactcccgagtcccttttgcacctcagatctttgtatttttttctccatttaggaagtagtcaactctttcatttcttctactgaagtgcatgaccatacactttctgacactgtattccatttgccatttctttgcccattctcctaatctgtctaagtcctctgtagcctctctacttcctcaacactacctgcccctcaacctatcttcatatcatctgcaaactttgcaacaaagccatcaattccatcatccaaatcattgacatataatgtaaaaagaatcagctccaacacagacccctgtggaacaccactagtcaccggcagctaaccagaaaaggctccttttattcccactctttgcctcctgccaatcagccactgctttatccatgctagaatcttccctgtaattccacgggcttgtagcttgttaagcagcctcgtgtggcaccttgtcaaaggccttctgaaaatccaattacataACAaccactgattcttctttgtcttatctgcttgttatttcttcattgaattccaacagatttgtcaggcaagattttcccttgaggaaaccatgccgactacagcctattttatcatgtgcctccaagtaccccgagaccACATTCTTAGCAATCAGCTCCAGCGTCTTCCCAAACACtgtcagaccaactggcctatagttaccttttttctgcctctctcccttcttgaagaatgaattgacagtttcaattttccagtcttccagaaccatcccagaatatagtgattcttggaagatcattactaatgcctccacaatctcttgagacacctctttcggaaccctggagtgtacactatgtggtccaggtgacttatctaccttcagacctttcagtttcccaagaaccttctctctagttatgataacttcacacagtTCATAACCCCTgatatctggaacttccaccatagtgctagtgtcttccaccgtgaagactgatgcaaaatacttagtctgacatttccttgtcccccattattacctttccagcatcgttttcccCAGTCCGATATCCATACTTGCCTTTCTTTTAAGTATCAGAAGAAACTGTTGGtagcctctttaatattattggctagcttactttggtATTCTATCTTTacattctttttgtaatttattttttattgaagttcatcatcaaacagaCATTTTTTTAAGATGTACTTCGGATATTATATATATTGTATAGACATACGTACCACAAATCTTCAAATAATATttgtctgaggtatacacttatagaaaggagaggaaagaaagaacaagcaaaaggagaaaactatgtacaagtagtgATCTTtgttacaacatattcattgatttgtgggaataaaatcaggcctatgaggtgttatgtagttaaaacacttttcccagtatgaatcgaATTGTTCCAACttgtgattaacagatgctgttatcttctccattttgtaaatgttgtCTATCTTTatattcttaatgacttttttggttgccttctgttgttatttaaaagcttcccactcctctaactttccactattttttgctctattatatgccctctctttggcttttatgttggctttcaacttctcttgttagccacagttgtgaaatcttgcctttagaatacttcttcctctttgggatgtatgtatcctgtgccttccgaattgcttccagaaatttcaacggttgatgctctgctgtcatccctacaaGTGTTGTTTTCTGGTCAATTCTGGCCAAAtgctctttcatgcctctgcaattccctttacttcactgtaatagcgAGATGTCTGACTTTCgctcctccttctcaaatttcagtgttAATTTGattgtattatgatcacttgccccaagGTTTGTTTTTAcctcaagctctctaatcaattctggttcactgcacaacacccaaatCCGGAATAGCTGGTCCTCCagtaggctcaaccacgagctactccgaaaagccatctcatagccattctagaaattccctctcctgtaatccagcatcaacctgatgttcccaatctacccggcatattgaagtccccatgactattgtaacatcacccttttggcatgtattttctatctcctgttgtaatttgtaggccacatccttactaccgtttgggggtctgtatacaactcccataagggtctttttacccttgcagtttcttagctctttCCACAAATGAATCAGcacctctgaccctatgtcacctctttctaatgatttgatttcattttttactgtcagagcaacgccaccccctctgccttcctgccagtccttttgttacaatgtgtaaccttggacattaagctctcagctgtaatcttctttcagccatgattcagtgatgcctacagcatcatacatgccaatctgtaactgtcaTCCAGGTTCACCTTCTTTATTCCATACACTGTGCtctttcaaatgtaacaccttcaggcCTGTATTctcccttttcgattttgtccaccttttactttgcaacttatcctgttgactgctattttgccctatcaacagcctctctttgctaggagtctcactacactatggaaggataggaaggtaggcagagggggaggcgtggctttattggtaagaaatgatattaaatcattagaaagaggtgatataggatcggaaggtgcagaatctttatgggttgagctaaggaatagcaggggtaaaaggaccctgatggcagttatttataggcctccaaacagctgcagtgatgtgaactacaaattacaactggaaatagaaaaagcttgtgtgaagggcagtgttatgataattgtgggggattttaacatgcgagtggattgggaaaatcaggtcggcactggatctcaagagagagaatttgtagaatgtctgcgagatggctttttagaacagcttgttgttgagcccaccaggggatcggctgtactagattgggtattgtgtaatgaaccggaggtgattagagagattgaggtgaaggaacccttaggaggcagtgatcataacatgattcagttcactgtgacatttgagaaagagaagccgaaatctgatgtgttggtatttcagtggagtaaaggaaattacagtggcatgagagaggaactggccaaaatcgactggaaagagacactggcgggaaagacggcagagcagcagtggctggagtttatgcgagaagtgaggaaggtgcaagacaggtatattccaaaaaagaagaaattttcgaatggaaaaaggatgcaaccgtggctgacaagagaagtcaaagccaaagttaaagcaaaggagagggcatacaaggaagcaaaaattagtggggagacagaggattgggaagtttttaaaagcttacaaaaggaaactaagaaggtcatgaagagggaaaagatgaactatgaaaggaagctagcaaataatatcaaagaggatactaaaagctttttcaagtacataaagagtgaaaaacaggtgagagtagatataggaccgatagaaaatgatgctggagaaattgtaatgggagataaggagatggcaatACAATACATTGTAAATACAATATTATAAATACAATATAATACAatacaagatattccctaggatcctgagggaagttagtgtagaaatagcaggggctctgacagaaatatttcaaatgtcattagaaacagggatggtgccggaggattggcgttttgctcatgttgttccattgtttaaaaagggttctaagagtaaacctggtaattatcggcctgtgagtttgacgtcagtggtgggtaaattgatggggagtattcttagagatggtatatataattatcggatagacagggtctgattaggaacagtcaacatggatttgtgcgtggaaggtcacgtttgacaaatcttaatgaattttttgatgaggttactaagaaagttgacgagggtaaaatggtggatgttgtttatatggacttcagtaaggcctttgacaaggttccacacggaaggttagttaggaaggttcaatcgttaggcattaatattgaagtagtaaaatggattcagcaatggctggatgggagacgccagagagtagtggtggataactgtttgtcagattggaggagggtgtgtagcggtgtgcctcagggatctgtgctgggtccaatgttgtttgtaacatatattaatgatccagatgatggggtggtaaattggattagtaagtatgcagatgatgctaaaataggtggtgttgtggattatgaggtaggttttcaaaacttgcagaaagatttaggacagttagaagagtgggctgaaagatggcagatggagtttaatgctgaaaaatgtgaggtgctacattttggtagaactaatcaaaataggacatacatggtaaatggtagggcattaaagaatgcagtagaacagagggatctaggaataatggtgcatagttccctgaagatagaatctcatgtggatagggtggtgaagaaagcttttggtatgttggcttttattaatcacagcattgagtaaggagttgggatgtaatgttgaaattgtacaaggcattggtaaggccaaatctggagtattgtgtacagttctggtcaccgaattgtaggaaagatgtcaataaaattgagagagtacagaggaggtttactaaaatgttgcctgggtttcatctcctaaattacagagaaaggttgaacaagttaggtctttattctttggagtgtagaaggttgaggggggacttgatagaggtgtttaaaattatgggggggattgatagagttgacgtggatagactttttccattgagagtggggaagattcaaacaagaggacatgagttgagagttagaggacaaaaatttaggggtaacatgagggggaacttctttacttagagagtggtagctgtgtggaacgagcttccagcagaagtggttgaggcaggttcgatgttgtcatttaaagttaaattggatagatatatggacaggaaaggaatggagggttatgggctgagtgcaggtcggtgggactaggatagggtaagagttaggcacggactagaagggccgagatggcctgtttccgtactgtaatggttatatggcagaggaactgaacgagtattttgcatcagtcttcactgaggaagacatcagcagtataccggacactcaagggtgtcagggaagagaagtgtgtgcagtcacaattacgacagagaaagtactcaggaagctgaatagtctaaaggtagataagtctcccggaccagatggaatgcacccgcgtgttctgaaggaagtagctgtggagattgcggaggcattagcgatgatctttcaaaagtcaataggttctggcatggttccggaggactggaagattgcaaatgtcactccgctatttaagaagggggcaaggaagcaaaaaggaaattatagacctgttagcttgacatcggtggttgggaagctgttggagtcgattgtcagggatgaggttacagagtacctggaggcatatgacaagataggcagaactcagcatggattccttaaaggaaaattctgcctgacaaacatattgcaattttttgaggaaattacaagtaggctagacaagggagatgcagtggatgttgtgtacttggattttcagaaggcctttgacaaggtgccacacatgaggctacttaaggTAAGAGttcatggaattacgggaaagttacatacatggatagagcgttggctgattggcaggaaacagagagtgggaataaagggatcctattctggttggctgccggttaccagtggtgttccacagggatcagtgttgaggCTGCtactttttacgttgtacatcaacgatttggattatgaaatagatggctttgtggctaagtttgctgatgataagaagataggtggaggggccggtagtgctgaggaaacaaatagtctgcagagagacttggatagattgggagaatggacaaagaagtggcaaatgaaatacaatgttggaaagtgtatggttatgcactttggcagaagaaataaacaggcagactactatttaaatggggagagaattcaaagttctgagatgcaacgggacttgggagtccttgtacaggatacccttcaggttaacctccaggttgagtctgtagtgaagaaggcgaatgcaatgttggcattcatttctagaggaatagagtataggagcagggatgtgatgttgaggctctataaggcactggtgagacctcacttggagtactgtgggcagttttgggctccttatttaagaaaggatgtgctgacgttggagagggttcagagaagattcactagaatgattccgggaatgagagggttaacatatgaggaacgtttgtccgctcttggactgtattccttggagtttagaagaatgaggggagacctcatagaaacatttcgaatgttgaaaggcatggacagagtggatgtggcaaagttgtttcccatgatgggggagtctagtatgagaggacatgacttaaggtttgaagggcacccattcagaacagaaatgcgaagaaatttttttagtcagagggtggtgaatctatggaatttattgccacgggcagcagtggaggccaagtcattgggtgtatttcaagcagagattgataggtatctgagtagctagggcatcaaaggttatggtgagaaggcgggggagtgagactaaatgggagaatggatcagctcatgataaaatggcggagtagactcgatgggccgaatggccaacttctattcctttgtcttatggtctacacaTTGCCTTTGTGTGTAAAGCAACTACAACATCTGCACTATCAGTCCGGTTTCcaccctcctgccaaattagtttaaaccctcctgaataactagccaacctgcccgcaaagatattggacccctttgtgtTCAGGTGTAACGCGTCCCTTGTATACAGGTACATTGCAGTGGTGTCGTGCATGTAATAGTGAAGCATCTGTGACTGTTAACTCCTGTTCATCGCTCTCATGTAGAATTATCCTTTGTACATCAAAACGGTGCCGACGGAGAATGAGCTGAAGTTTCATTACACAGTACACACTTCGCTGGACGTTGTGGCGGAGAAGATTTCAGCAGTGGGGAAGGCGCTGGTCGATCAAAGAGAACTCTACTTGGGTCTGCTGTACCCCACTGAGGATTACAAAGTGTATCCTTCCTACAGCGCTGAGCATTGGGACTGGGTGTGGGGCAAGGGTTCAAGGAACTGGGTTTCTCTGGGGTTGAGAGATGACTGAGGCAATGacactggggttgggtggggtgTCTGTAAAGGAATGGCTTGGGGAGAGGTTGATTTGTGTTGGTGCAGTGTGTTCAAGGCAGTGAATTGAAGGATTTCCACTGAGCCCCTGTTCAGAACTTGTGCTCTGAGTTCAAAAGTGAGTTGACTTGGACTGATTgatagaatgggcaaaaaagtggcagatcaaagttcaaagtaaaatttattgtcagagtacatacaaccctgaaactttttctgtgggcatactcagtaaatctgtagaacagtaactgtaaacaatgcacaacaaactgtacaaatggaTATGTAAGTAAATAGTAATACATAACCAGGTTGAAATAACAAGATACAAGATGAGTGttgttatccctttttgttcgaGTGCCTGATGGTGGAGGAGTGGTGACTGCCCTGAGCCCCACTGCTCCTGCAGCCAATATAGCAtcgtgtatggtcatgcgctttggtcgaaggaataaaggtgtacactattttcaaaatggcgagaaaattcaaaaatcattggaaacCATGCAGGATTTCTtaaaaggttagcttgcaggttgagtcggtggtatggaaggcaaatacaatggagaagatgttttctacagtgggggagtcagaatagagaaacatccatttagaacagagatgaggaggaatttcttggaccagagggcggtgaatctgtgaaaatcattgccacaggcggctataGAGACCAACtgtttggatgtatttaaagcggaggttgctcggtttttgattagtcaggatatcaaaggttacggggagaaggcaggagaatggggctcagtgtgaaaaaaatcagccatgatgagatgatGAAGCAGGCACGACAGGCCAAGTGGCCTGGTCCTGCCCGATATCTTCTGGTCCAGTGACCGTATGTGTCAGCTCAGTGTGGCTCGCCCACAGGGAGGCTTCACCAGCAGAATTTCAACCTTAACCCCACTCCCAGATACGGCTACGTCACCAACACcaaagtgaaatttgttattgtGGTAGATTCTTCCAACATCGCACTGAGGGATAATGAAATCCGTAGTGTAAGTTACTCAGTGGCTGATGTGTGGGCTTTAGAGAATCTGAGAGGGTTGGTGAGTGTGTAAACATCCcctggtgtaggtgagtggtggaatctggacAGAGTTGATGAGTGTGTAAATGACCTGTCGTGTAGGTGAGTGTGGGAGTCTGGGAGAGTTGATGATTGTGTAATCAACTTCTCGTTTAGACAAGTAGCAGAATCTGGGGGAGTTGATGAGTGTGTAAATATTCCCTATTGTAGATGAATACTGGAATCTGGGGGA comes from the Mobula hypostoma chromosome 14, sMobHyp1.1, whole genome shotgun sequence genome and includes:
- the trappc2l gene encoding trafficking protein particle complex subunit 2-like protein; this encodes MAVCVAVIAKENYPLYIKTVPTENELKFHYTVHTSLDVVAEKISAVGKALVDQRELYLGLLYPTEDYKVYGYVTNTKVKFVIVVDSSNIALRDNEIRSMFRKLHNSYTDVMCNPFYNPGEVIQSKVFDNMVSGMMVQVC